Proteins from a genomic interval of Rhodococcoides fascians A25f:
- a CDS encoding LysR family transcriptional regulator yields MFNPDHLRYFLEVSRTGRLTDASRTLGVDHTTVGRRITALEKSAGQRLFDRTPSGWRLTEAGRRLVGYAETVESTLIAAFEDQTSDTGSLRGTVRIAAPDGFGAFVLTPKLGVLRDKHPDLDIELVTATEHNSLATREFDIAITLERPSPRFVVTRRLATYSLELYAAEEYLAATSPIHTVDDLRGHTLISYVDALLDVAPLRILDSILPEGRAQIQTNNITGQWIAARSGVGIAPLPSYIGEPDVALTSVLPGVVSVERTYWTVVPRELTGLARVKAVDEFLRSVVTDEQHLFPVPQ; encoded by the coding sequence GTGTTCAACCCAGACCACCTCCGCTACTTTCTCGAAGTGTCGAGAACGGGACGCCTGACCGACGCGTCTCGCACTCTCGGCGTGGACCACACCACCGTCGGCCGTCGTATCACGGCCCTCGAAAAGTCGGCCGGACAGCGGCTTTTCGACCGAACCCCGTCGGGTTGGCGATTGACCGAGGCGGGGCGGCGGCTCGTCGGATACGCCGAAACCGTGGAGTCGACGCTCATCGCGGCGTTCGAGGATCAGACGTCCGACACCGGATCGCTGCGTGGCACCGTGCGTATCGCGGCTCCGGACGGCTTCGGAGCCTTCGTCCTGACACCGAAACTCGGCGTACTGCGGGACAAGCACCCTGATCTCGATATCGAGTTGGTCACCGCCACTGAGCACAACTCCTTGGCGACAAGGGAATTCGACATCGCCATCACGCTGGAACGGCCGTCGCCGAGATTCGTCGTCACGCGCAGGTTGGCGACGTACTCGCTCGAGCTCTATGCCGCCGAGGAGTATCTTGCGGCGACGTCGCCGATCCACACCGTCGACGACCTCCGGGGCCACACGCTGATTTCGTACGTCGATGCTCTACTCGATGTTGCGCCCCTGCGAATCCTGGACTCGATCCTGCCCGAGGGGCGCGCGCAGATTCAGACCAACAACATCACCGGGCAGTGGATCGCGGCGAGATCCGGTGTGGGAATTGCGCCGTTGCCCAGCTACATCGGCGAGCCGGACGTGGCGCTCACGTCGGTGCTGCCCGGCGTCGTCTCGGTCGAGCGGACGTATTGGACCGTGGTGCCGCGAGAGCTGACCGGTTTGGCGCGGGTGAAGGCCGTCGACGAATTTCTGCGCTCGGTCGTGACCGACGAGCAGCATCTCTTTCCTGTGCCGCAGTAA
- a CDS encoding CoA-acylating methylmalonate-semialdehyde dehydrogenase, which translates to MTDVIAHWIDGKTYSGKSDRTSPVTNPATGEVTGTLALADTGDARAVIDAAAAAFPAWRDTSLAKRTSILFSFRELLNAKKNELAEIITAEHGKVLSDALGEISRGQEVVEFACGIAHLLKGGYTENASTGVDVYSIRQPLGPVGIISPFNFPAMVPMWFFPIAIAAGNTVVLKPSEKDPSASIWLAKLWAEAGLPDGVFNVLQGDKVAVDELLENKKIKSISFVGSTPIAQYVYSTGTANGKRVQALGGAKNHAVVLPDADLDLAADAMVNAGFGSAGERCMAISALVAVGNIADELVAKIAERTTPLVTGDGTRGADMGPLVTKAHRDKVASYVDAGEAAGATLVVDGRGVKADGGENGFWLGPTLIDHVTPEMSVYTDEIFGPVLSVVRVDTYDDALELINDNPYGNGTAIFTNDGGAARRFQNEVEVGMVGINVPIPVPMAYYSFGGWKNSLFGDSHAHGTEGVHFFTRGKAVTSRWLDPSHGGINLGFPENS; encoded by the coding sequence TTGACCGACGTCATTGCGCACTGGATCGATGGCAAGACCTACTCCGGCAAGTCCGACCGGACTTCCCCCGTCACCAACCCCGCGACCGGCGAGGTCACCGGCACACTTGCCCTGGCAGACACCGGCGACGCTCGGGCGGTCATCGACGCTGCCGCCGCCGCATTCCCGGCGTGGCGCGACACCTCTCTGGCCAAGCGAACCTCCATCCTTTTCTCGTTCCGAGAGCTGCTGAACGCCAAGAAGAACGAGCTCGCCGAGATCATCACAGCCGAGCACGGAAAGGTTCTCTCCGATGCCCTCGGTGAGATCTCGCGTGGCCAGGAAGTCGTCGAATTCGCCTGCGGCATCGCACATCTACTCAAGGGCGGATACACAGAGAACGCGTCGACCGGGGTCGACGTCTACTCGATCCGTCAGCCGCTCGGGCCCGTCGGCATCATCTCCCCCTTCAACTTCCCCGCCATGGTCCCCATGTGGTTCTTCCCCATCGCCATCGCGGCCGGTAACACCGTGGTCCTCAAGCCCTCCGAGAAGGATCCCAGTGCCAGCATCTGGTTGGCGAAGCTGTGGGCCGAGGCGGGCCTGCCCGACGGCGTGTTCAACGTGCTGCAGGGCGACAAGGTGGCCGTCGACGAGCTGCTCGAGAACAAGAAGATCAAGTCGATCTCCTTCGTCGGTTCGACCCCCATCGCCCAATACGTGTACTCCACCGGCACCGCCAACGGAAAGCGCGTCCAGGCCCTCGGCGGTGCCAAGAACCACGCCGTCGTCCTCCCCGATGCCGATCTCGACCTCGCCGCCGACGCCATGGTCAACGCCGGCTTCGGCTCTGCAGGCGAACGATGCATGGCCATCTCCGCACTCGTCGCCGTCGGCAATATCGCCGACGAACTCGTGGCCAAGATCGCCGAACGCACCACGCCGCTGGTCACCGGCGACGGCACCCGCGGGGCAGACATGGGACCGCTCGTCACCAAGGCCCACCGAGACAAGGTTGCCTCCTACGTCGATGCAGGCGAAGCGGCCGGAGCCACTCTCGTCGTCGACGGCCGCGGCGTGAAGGCCGATGGCGGGGAGAACGGATTCTGGCTCGGCCCCACGCTCATCGACCACGTCACCCCCGAGATGAGCGTCTACACCGACGAGATCTTCGGACCGGTTCTCTCGGTCGTCCGCGTCGACACCTACGACGACGCGCTCGAGCTGATCAACGACAATCCCTACGGCAACGGCACTGCCATCTTCACCAACGACGGCGGCGCAGCACGACGCTTCCAGAACGAGGTGGAGGTCGGCATGGTCGGCATCAACGTGCCGATCCCGGTTCCCATGGCGTACTACAGCTTCGGTGGTTGGAAGAACTCCCTCTTCGGCGACAGCCACGCACACGGCACCGAAGGAGTGCATTTCTTCACCCGAGGAAAGGCCGTCACCAGCCGCTGGCTCGACCCCAGCCACGGCGGCATCAATCTCGGCTTCCCTGAAAACAGCTGA